One Novipirellula caenicola DNA segment encodes these proteins:
- a CDS encoding FAD-binding oxidoreductase: MQQAIARLTQRLPPDRVRQDAAFNAAFESDGLTAFHQKPLAVVIPESTEEVIATVRWCHDEAIPFVARGSGTSLSGGSLPVADGIVIALNRLNKILDLDPVNRTAVVEPGVVNIKVTEAASKDGLYFAPDPSSQTVCTIGGNVAFNSGGAHCLKYGMTSNHVIGIKAVLGNGDVVGWGSPSTDAIGADFPGLFTGSEGLFGIATEITLRLLPKPETFHTVLVGYRSLQAAGDAVSAVIESGLLPGAMEIMDALSIEAAEAAVKCGYPKGCAAVLIVELEGPRERVEYETQQLADVIARTDPYAQHVATTLAERLSIWKGRKCVFSAVGHISPDFLVQDGVVPRNRLGEALVRIQEISRDVGIRVANVFHAGDGNLHPMILYDGNVPGEFDKAEEVCSRIIKVCIEMGGSITGEHGVGMEKREFLPDMFDPATVELFHRIRRAFDPLEIANRGKMFPGADAPSLSMSGLHPLEKAGVISRE, translated from the coding sequence ATGCAGCAAGCTATCGCACGTTTAACCCAACGATTGCCTCCCGACCGGGTGCGGCAAGATGCTGCCTTTAATGCGGCATTTGAATCGGATGGGTTGACCGCGTTTCATCAGAAACCGTTGGCCGTCGTGATCCCCGAGTCGACCGAGGAAGTGATTGCCACGGTTCGCTGGTGCCATGATGAAGCGATCCCGTTTGTCGCTCGTGGCAGCGGAACGAGTCTTTCCGGTGGTTCGCTGCCGGTGGCCGACGGCATCGTGATCGCCCTGAACCGATTGAACAAGATTCTCGATCTGGATCCGGTCAATCGAACCGCCGTGGTCGAGCCGGGGGTGGTGAACATCAAAGTCACCGAAGCCGCTTCGAAAGACGGACTCTATTTTGCCCCCGATCCCTCGAGCCAAACCGTTTGTACGATCGGCGGCAACGTCGCATTCAACTCAGGCGGCGCCCACTGTTTGAAATATGGCATGACGTCAAACCATGTGATTGGGATCAAGGCGGTGCTCGGCAACGGCGACGTTGTCGGTTGGGGATCGCCCAGCACCGATGCGATTGGCGCCGATTTCCCTGGTTTGTTCACTGGCAGCGAAGGGTTGTTCGGGATCGCCACCGAGATCACGCTGCGGTTGTTGCCGAAACCCGAAACCTTTCACACCGTGCTTGTCGGTTACCGGTCACTGCAGGCCGCCGGAGATGCAGTTTCCGCTGTGATCGAATCGGGTCTACTGCCCGGGGCGATGGAGATCATGGATGCACTGTCGATCGAAGCCGCCGAGGCTGCTGTGAAATGCGGTTATCCCAAAGGCTGTGCTGCGGTGCTGATCGTTGAACTCGAAGGGCCACGCGAACGAGTCGAATACGAGACGCAGCAATTAGCCGACGTCATCGCTCGTACCGATCCGTATGCTCAACACGTGGCCACGACGTTGGCCGAGCGATTGTCGATTTGGAAAGGTCGCAAGTGCGTGTTCTCTGCGGTCGGTCACATCAGCCCCGATTTCCTTGTTCAAGACGGAGTCGTACCCCGCAACCGGCTCGGCGAGGCGCTGGTGCGTATCCAAGAGATTTCGCGTGATGTCGGCATCCGTGTCGCCAACGTGTTTCATGCGGGCGACGGCAATCTGCATCCGATGATCCTGTACGATGGAAATGTCCCCGGTGAATTCGACAAAGCCGAAGAGGTTTGCAGTCGGATAATTAAGGTCTGCATCGAGATGGGCGGTTCGATCACAGGCGAACATGGCGTGGGGATGGAGAAACGCGAGTTTCTGCCCGATATGTTTGATCCAGCCACCGTCGAATTGTTTCATCGGATTCGCCGCGCGTTTGATCCGCTGGAAATCGCCAACCGAGGAAAAATGTTCCCTGGGGCCGACGCACCCTCATTGTCGATGTCCGGATTGCATCCGTTGGAAAAGGCAGGAGTGATTTCGCGTGAATAA
- a CDS encoding NAD(P)-dependent oxidoreductase produces the protein MTLATKISADQTRIGWIGTGVMGASMCGHLIDKGFAATVYNRSQGKAQPLIDRGATWADSPRAVAEQSDVIFTIVGFPQDVRQVYLCKNDGVLAGAKAGSIVVDMTTSEPSLAVEIYQNAKQQQVHSLDAPVSGGDLGARNASLSIMIGGDADVVAALQPCFEAMGKTIVHQGPAGAGQHTKMVNQTLIATGMIGVCEALIYAHRAGLDLETVMKSVSSGAAGSWSLSNLAPRIIENNFDPGFFVEHFIKDMGIVLSESRRMGLSMPGLALAEQLYQSVKAKGYGRLGTHALTLALAEMSGIDWKDR, from the coding sequence ATGACGCTCGCTACAAAGATCTCTGCGGACCAAACACGTATCGGTTGGATTGGTACCGGCGTGATGGGAGCAAGTATGTGCGGTCATTTGATCGACAAAGGCTTTGCGGCAACCGTCTACAACCGCAGCCAAGGCAAGGCTCAACCATTGATCGATCGCGGCGCGACGTGGGCGGATTCGCCTCGTGCGGTGGCCGAACAGTCGGACGTCATCTTCACCATCGTTGGCTTCCCCCAAGACGTTCGGCAAGTGTATTTGTGCAAGAACGACGGGGTATTGGCGGGAGCCAAAGCGGGCAGCATCGTTGTCGACATGACCACCAGCGAACCGTCACTGGCGGTCGAGATCTATCAAAACGCCAAGCAGCAACAAGTCCATTCGCTCGATGCACCCGTCTCCGGCGGCGATCTCGGAGCTCGCAACGCTTCGTTGTCAATCATGATCGGTGGCGATGCGGACGTGGTCGCCGCACTTCAGCCCTGTTTCGAAGCGATGGGAAAAACGATCGTGCACCAAGGGCCCGCCGGAGCAGGCCAGCACACCAAGATGGTGAACCAAACCTTGATCGCGACGGGGATGATCGGAGTTTGCGAAGCTCTGATCTATGCACATCGCGCCGGTTTGGATTTGGAAACGGTCATGAAATCGGTCAGCTCGGGAGCAGCCGGAAGTTGGTCTCTCAGCAACCTCGCTCCGCGGATCATCGAAAACAACTTTGACCCTGGTTTCTTTGTCGAACATTTCATCAAAGACATGGGCATCGTGCTCAGTGAAAGTCGCCGCATGGGACTTTCGATGCCGGGACTTGCGTTGGCGGAACAACTTTATCAATCCGTCAAAGCCAAAGGCTATGGTCGTTTGGGCACCCACGCACTCACGCTGGCCCTGGCCGAGATGTCAGGTATTGATTGGAAAGATCGATAA
- a CDS encoding protein kinase domain-containing protein yields the protein MAKQPSPPNPDPGDDTPHAPTRQTDHGPSQRSPANQKNAASQKNAASHENPVNQNNAAGDPPPRREPAVDETIHIDDPPAANPNPLKSLDDTDANVDLDATIMVPSNAAPRNTDSSDPEISRDSASAADASKTLPNVDPTAITEPLDQTIDMDADGSSSAANQKTRSDELDRTLSAADLEQTPEINEDGKRGSGPSPRPRSPDPSQPPDHTVAIGSIPPPIGKEPATEKQSEAENESAERPAVSVMTSREIGATINPRELSDEDAVQWESLAKSATQRNEPSQLAPAIQRSLRETNLRIVPRNVSKGTSSEADASDYQLVRLLGKGGMGNVYVAKQESLDRMIAVKIIRPLDREKREKLQSSGRLADVEQNRRQQFLSEAVVTGDLDHPNIVPIHDIAVMGQDTLFYAMKRVVGTPWNKVIAEKSRDENLEILLKVADAVGFAHTRGVVHRDIKPENIMLGDFGVVMVMDWGLALPTEAFEKHESVFPVTGLGGTPAFMAPEMATGPISRITQRSDVYLLGATLFMIITGDAPHHGPNVRECLKAVANNTIRDVADKHKGELMDIALKAMSTNPLHRYPDVPAFQQAIRDYRSHAESIALTSRAAEDLASGVASKRYADLSRAIYGFEEAIALWDGNRRAAEGLAQSTLQYAKIAFENEDYDNAIQLLDPDNADHTELLSKVHTAVRERANRQRRFRWLRRLAVAMLMFILIGSGVATWIIHGQKQIAIRAMDVANQEKELTKQANKELAATTKLAMESKDEAERQEAIAKAKAAEAREKTEIAKQALQAEKEAKQAEIEARNQAIQNAAEAVAARDEARRQQQIAEYESYVSNIGLAKARIDRNNFDKARETLQHIAQRHAQTTNDNDTNLDPATKTDSRPLPWEYRWLMRQVAPSRSSLNTSAPVVSLAIDPSGRVAVAALGDGTVVRAVVNQAGEFVSHQPRRVASGSVVAVAISADANRIALGMASGDIELWDTSLQNTIGKLRGHNRAVSDLQFFGEAMLVSGSQDRTVRIWDLDSQTEQIDCWHITPVRQIDIAAVDGGAAWVLVAASADASSGHVAVWRVRKTDDQWKAEGPGIFEHHNRPVSSVALSPDGRLAASGDDQGRVLIWRPQTVTPIDYDAAISSAIQQLESPDTQSSSDGRVKRSQPVASVPLSDPSLQPSDLGDAEDSQSDALALEPIDAAHRDVVRAIEFSRDGNTILTAADDYTIKLWQTQTRQLELALRGHGGWVTEATFLNDQADQILSSSMDRSLRTWKPHTYVGDSVATNLIATRSDATAANGTTTEDEQSGSNRGLTQRQAHADEIWACRFSPDGRRLVTSSRDRTAKVLRIDRETLDLEAIGSVVTDPIDDAQTTLREGTTSIVMSMAVDAPRRRLYVGGADAVIRIWDIDRGTELGELVGTGLNQSFALSKSGQYVLTGSSSPDQKGWLFKVNLDGRAAPTRVHPLGKHTEAITAFAISDDDKRLFTADRAGRGFLWDRASGQTIGDPIDLLRGNRINDARFTSDGNHILVASDDRLLSLIDLRSRTRVAEMNHEGFVTSISLSSDGKFALTLSELSTVDRLQTSVHLWDLNSGQGRQLQQSTLVRSTRGSADEPAATPNPRQQQRIASVAFADEGNTAMVAVVSKSNQPTRVDAWRIANDLDSATKIASMELPAELGNAAAIKPIDESRFISLNGDGAFLWDVQKGTHVRSFRGNAAVVQSSFSCDGNYIATGSRSIKIWDGATLQPLGKLEVAHDGPVRSVEFAPRYRTDGSPDYRLVSGGDDGFVRLWRWDPDTQQVTASSEFDFGAPVRAVTFLADGTSLLACGAGGVAKLWRIDTPADPIVFQQARAGSFVCVTASEDGRWIAAGSTESVAYLWQVPEQPQPSPTSPIELRGHSQRIEDIAILQDVSGSMRIFTAGEDQTVRVWDPRIDQLDDAKKVSAQNPAEASLARELLLLQQHTSSVTAVDLTASGELLMTASRDGTVILWPAEITPP from the coding sequence ATGGCTAAGCAACCTTCACCACCGAATCCCGACCCGGGCGACGACACACCGCATGCCCCCACGCGGCAAACCGATCACGGTCCGTCGCAGCGATCCCCTGCGAATCAAAAAAACGCTGCGAGTCAAAAAAACGCGGCGAGTCACGAAAACCCAGTGAACCAAAACAATGCTGCGGGCGATCCGCCACCTCGCCGAGAGCCCGCGGTCGATGAAACGATTCACATTGACGATCCTCCCGCAGCCAACCCGAATCCGCTGAAATCGCTTGATGATACCGATGCAAATGTCGACTTAGACGCGACCATCATGGTTCCAAGCAACGCTGCGCCCAGGAACACAGATTCCAGCGACCCCGAAATTTCCCGCGACAGTGCCTCTGCAGCGGACGCGTCCAAAACGCTTCCCAATGTTGATCCCACTGCGATCACCGAACCGTTAGATCAAACCATCGACATGGACGCGGACGGGTCATCGTCTGCGGCAAATCAAAAGACGCGTTCCGATGAACTGGATCGAACGCTTTCTGCGGCCGACTTGGAACAAACGCCTGAAATTAATGAAGACGGCAAACGTGGCAGCGGTCCGTCACCGCGGCCCCGGTCGCCGGATCCTTCGCAGCCTCCGGATCACACCGTGGCGATCGGATCGATTCCACCACCGATTGGCAAAGAACCAGCGACCGAGAAACAGTCCGAAGCAGAAAACGAGTCGGCGGAACGTCCCGCTGTGTCCGTGATGACAAGTCGCGAGATCGGAGCGACGATCAATCCGCGAGAATTGTCCGACGAAGACGCGGTCCAATGGGAATCGCTGGCCAAATCCGCAACCCAACGCAACGAGCCGAGCCAGTTAGCTCCGGCGATCCAACGTTCGCTGCGTGAAACCAACTTGCGAATCGTTCCCCGCAACGTCAGCAAGGGGACAAGTAGCGAGGCAGACGCATCCGATTACCAGTTGGTACGACTGCTTGGCAAAGGTGGCATGGGAAATGTCTACGTTGCCAAACAAGAGTCGCTCGACCGCATGATCGCCGTCAAAATCATTCGTCCACTGGATCGAGAAAAACGAGAAAAGCTGCAATCGTCTGGGCGTTTGGCGGACGTGGAACAAAACCGACGCCAGCAATTCCTGTCCGAAGCGGTGGTCACCGGCGACCTCGACCACCCCAACATTGTCCCGATTCACGACATCGCGGTGATGGGCCAGGACACGCTTTTCTATGCCATGAAGCGGGTGGTCGGCACGCCTTGGAATAAGGTCATTGCCGAGAAATCTCGCGACGAAAACCTTGAAATCCTATTGAAGGTCGCTGACGCGGTCGGCTTTGCTCACACCCGAGGCGTGGTGCATCGCGACATCAAACCCGAGAACATCATGCTGGGCGACTTTGGGGTCGTGATGGTGATGGATTGGGGTTTGGCGTTGCCAACCGAAGCGTTCGAGAAACACGAATCGGTCTTTCCCGTAACCGGGCTGGGCGGCACCCCAGCGTTCATGGCGCCCGAAATGGCGACGGGGCCCATCTCGCGAATCACTCAGCGAAGTGACGTGTATTTGCTTGGTGCAACATTGTTCATGATCATCACGGGCGACGCGCCGCATCACGGACCCAACGTACGCGAATGTCTCAAGGCGGTCGCCAACAATACCATTCGTGACGTCGCGGACAAGCACAAGGGCGAATTGATGGATATCGCACTCAAGGCGATGTCGACCAACCCGTTGCATCGGTACCCGGATGTGCCTGCGTTCCAACAGGCGATTCGTGACTATCGCAGTCATGCCGAAAGCATTGCATTGACGAGTCGTGCGGCCGAAGATTTGGCCAGCGGGGTCGCATCCAAGCGTTACGCCGATTTATCGCGAGCGATCTACGGATTCGAAGAAGCGATCGCGTTATGGGACGGCAACCGCCGCGCCGCCGAGGGACTTGCCCAATCGACGCTGCAGTACGCGAAAATTGCCTTTGAAAACGAAGATTATGACAACGCCATCCAGCTGCTCGATCCTGACAACGCAGATCACACCGAACTACTTTCCAAAGTCCATACGGCCGTCCGTGAGCGTGCGAACCGGCAACGTCGCTTCCGCTGGCTCCGCCGACTCGCCGTCGCGATGCTGATGTTCATCTTGATTGGCAGCGGCGTAGCGACATGGATCATCCATGGACAAAAACAAATTGCCATTCGTGCGATGGATGTGGCCAATCAAGAAAAAGAGCTGACCAAACAAGCAAACAAAGAGCTCGCCGCCACAACGAAACTGGCGATGGAGAGCAAAGACGAAGCTGAGCGTCAAGAAGCGATCGCGAAAGCCAAAGCTGCGGAGGCCCGGGAAAAAACCGAAATAGCCAAACAAGCATTGCAAGCGGAAAAAGAAGCCAAACAAGCAGAGATTGAGGCTCGTAATCAAGCCATCCAAAACGCTGCCGAGGCGGTGGCCGCGCGTGACGAAGCCCGTCGCCAACAACAGATTGCGGAATACGAAAGCTACGTTTCCAATATCGGATTGGCCAAAGCACGTATCGATCGCAACAATTTCGACAAGGCACGCGAAACATTGCAGCATATCGCACAGCGGCATGCCCAGACGACAAACGACAACGACACGAATCTTGATCCCGCCACAAAGACCGACTCTCGGCCGTTGCCTTGGGAATACCGCTGGTTGATGCGTCAGGTAGCGCCATCGCGATCCTCGCTTAACACCTCGGCTCCGGTCGTCAGTTTGGCAATCGATCCCTCCGGCCGCGTCGCCGTTGCCGCATTGGGCGACGGTACGGTCGTCCGCGCTGTTGTCAACCAAGCCGGAGAATTTGTCTCGCATCAACCTCGGCGTGTTGCCAGTGGATCGGTGGTTGCCGTGGCAATCTCGGCCGATGCAAACCGCATCGCACTGGGGATGGCGTCGGGCGATATTGAGCTTTGGGACACGTCATTACAAAACACCATCGGCAAACTTCGCGGCCACAATCGCGCCGTTTCAGATCTTCAGTTTTTCGGCGAAGCAATGCTGGTTTCCGGTTCCCAGGATCGTACGGTTCGCATTTGGGATCTAGACTCGCAGACAGAGCAAATCGATTGCTGGCACATCACCCCGGTACGGCAAATTGACATTGCGGCGGTGGACGGCGGCGCGGCCTGGGTTTTGGTCGCTGCATCGGCCGATGCGTCGTCCGGTCATGTCGCGGTGTGGCGTGTCCGCAAAACCGACGATCAATGGAAGGCGGAAGGTCCCGGCATTTTCGAGCACCACAATCGCCCCGTGTCCTCGGTCGCGTTAAGTCCCGATGGTCGACTGGCCGCCTCGGGCGACGACCAGGGGCGTGTTTTGATTTGGCGGCCCCAGACGGTGACACCGATTGATTATGACGCTGCAATCTCTTCAGCGATCCAGCAACTTGAATCGCCGGACACGCAGTCCAGTTCCGATGGACGTGTCAAACGATCTCAACCCGTCGCGTCGGTGCCGCTATCCGATCCTTCGCTGCAGCCATCGGATCTCGGCGATGCCGAAGATTCGCAATCGGATGCATTGGCACTGGAACCGATCGATGCAGCCCACCGCGACGTCGTTCGCGCGATCGAATTTTCGCGCGATGGCAACACGATCCTTACCGCCGCCGACGACTACACGATCAAACTATGGCAAACCCAAACACGCCAGCTCGAATTGGCATTGCGTGGGCATGGTGGCTGGGTTACCGAAGCCACGTTTTTGAATGACCAAGCAGACCAAATCCTATCATCATCGATGGACCGTTCGTTGCGAACATGGAAACCCCACACCTACGTGGGCGATTCCGTTGCAACCAACCTGATCGCAACCCGATCCGATGCCACCGCCGCCAATGGAACCACCACCGAAGATGAACAGAGCGGTTCAAACCGAGGGCTAACACAGCGACAAGCTCACGCCGACGAAATCTGGGCATGTCGCTTTAGCCCCGATGGCCGCCGATTGGTCACATCAAGCCGCGACCGGACTGCCAAAGTGCTGCGAATCGATCGCGAAACATTGGATCTCGAAGCGATCGGCAGCGTCGTTACCGATCCCATCGACGATGCCCAAACCACCCTTCGCGAAGGCACCACGTCGATTGTGATGTCGATGGCGGTCGATGCGCCGCGGCGGCGTCTGTATGTCGGCGGTGCCGATGCGGTCATTCGCATTTGGGATATCGACCGGGGAACCGAGTTAGGAGAATTGGTTGGAACCGGACTGAATCAATCATTTGCGTTATCAAAGAGTGGTCAGTACGTCTTGACCGGTTCGAGCTCACCCGACCAAAAGGGGTGGCTATTCAAAGTAAACCTCGATGGACGTGCCGCGCCAACCCGCGTGCACCCGTTGGGCAAGCACACCGAAGCGATCACCGCGTTTGCGATTTCCGATGACGACAAGCGTTTGTTTACTGCCGACCGAGCGGGACGCGGCTTCCTATGGGACCGAGCATCCGGGCAAACCATTGGCGATCCGATTGACCTATTGCGTGGCAACCGCATCAATGACGCACGTTTCACCTCGGACGGCAACCATATCTTGGTCGCATCGGACGACCGTCTTCTTTCATTGATCGATCTGCGGTCGCGTACTCGTGTCGCCGAGATGAATCACGAAGGGTTCGTCACGTCCATCTCGCTTTCGTCCGATGGCAAGTTCGCGTTGACACTAAGCGAATTGAGCACGGTCGATCGGTTGCAAACCTCGGTCCATCTTTGGGACCTGAATTCGGGGCAAGGTCGCCAATTGCAGCAGAGCACGCTCGTGCGATCCACGCGGGGCAGCGCAGATGAGCCAGCGGCAACTCCGAACCCACGTCAGCAGCAGCGAATCGCTTCAGTTGCATTTGCGGACGAGGGAAATACCGCGATGGTCGCGGTCGTTTCCAAGTCAAACCAACCGACGCGGGTAGACGCTTGGCGGATCGCAAACGACTTGGACTCTGCGACCAAGATCGCATCGATGGAGCTACCGGCGGAACTGGGTAACGCTGCCGCGATCAAACCGATCGATGAATCGCGATTTATCAGCTTGAACGGAGATGGCGCGTTTTTGTGGGACGTTCAAAAGGGTACCCACGTTCGCAGCTTTCGCGGCAACGCCGCGGTGGTCCAGTCAAGTTTTTCTTGCGATGGAAACTACATTGCGACGGGAAGTCGATCGATCAAGATTTGGGACGGTGCAACGCTGCAACCGCTTGGCAAGCTCGAAGTGGCGCACGACGGCCCCGTTCGCTCGGTCGAATTTGCACCACGGTACCGGACCGATGGATCACCGGATTACCGACTGGTTTCCGGCGGCGACGATGGCTTTGTGCGTTTGTGGCGTTGGGATCCTGATACGCAACAAGTCACGGCATCAAGCGAATTCGACTTTGGTGCTCCTGTGCGTGCGGTCACCTTTTTGGCTGACGGAACCTCGCTGCTCGCTTGCGGTGCCGGTGGCGTGGCAAAGCTTTGGCGAATCGACACTCCAGCCGATCCGATTGTGTTCCAGCAAGCCAGGGCGGGCAGCTTCGTTTGCGTTACCGCATCGGAGGACGGCCGCTGGATCGCCGCAGGAAGCACCGAATCGGTTGCGTATTTGTGGCAAGTACCTGAGCAACCACAGCCGTCGCCAACATCGCCCATTGAGCTGCGTGGTCATTCCCAGCGAATCGAAGATATCGCGATCCTGCAAGACGTCAGCGGATCCATGCGGATCTTCACCGCGGGCGAAGATCAAACGGTCCGTGTTTGGGATCCGCGAATTGACCAGCTTGATGATGCCAAGAAGGTGTCAGCCCAAAATCCCGCCGAGGCGTCTCTCGCCCGCGAGCTTTTATTACTTCAGCAACATACATCGAGCGTGACCGCGGTGGATCTCACCGCCAGCGGCGAGCTATTGATGACGGCCAGCCGCGATGGCACCGTCATCCTATGGCCCGCCGAAATCACCCCGCCGTAA
- a CDS encoding FAD-binding protein has translation MNNDTVSQPTSIDELRDALLCCDKAVVVGNQTKSPLCMSGEPHTTVSVRGLSGVVQYEPSEFTFTAYAGTPVADVQSVLSERGQYLPFDPMLVRAGATLGGTIASGLSGPGRFRYGSIRDFFLGAKMILGDGTIVNVGGKVVKNAAGFDIPKFLVGCCGEFGAMAEVTFKVFPKPIDSATLSLRCDSAEQASQWMATAAIRRWELDAIDYHHATSTIYFRQRGPRDTNQAIAADMKTQYAELQPVDDVVAETFWSSINELDWHAPAAVIVKIPSTPRQFPSLCDAIDQAIPASLHVSGCGSVVWAAVESPDSLQTLETVLTQQSHRGLCVRGKAESLHLNRPSTTKIEMAVQRAFDPSGRFKRQFASHPHGTVSS, from the coding sequence GTGAATAACGATACAGTCTCCCAGCCGACTTCGATCGACGAACTCCGCGATGCGTTACTTTGCTGTGACAAAGCGGTGGTCGTTGGCAACCAGACCAAATCGCCTCTATGCATGTCCGGCGAACCTCACACTACGGTCAGCGTCCGTGGGTTATCGGGGGTGGTGCAGTACGAACCGTCCGAGTTCACGTTCACAGCATACGCCGGAACCCCAGTTGCCGATGTTCAATCGGTACTAAGCGAGCGAGGCCAATACTTGCCGTTTGATCCGATGTTGGTGCGTGCCGGTGCGACCCTGGGCGGTACGATCGCCTCGGGTTTATCAGGGCCCGGAAGATTTCGTTACGGATCGATACGGGATTTCTTTCTCGGCGCCAAGATGATCCTGGGCGACGGGACGATCGTGAATGTCGGCGGGAAAGTCGTGAAGAATGCTGCCGGTTTTGATATCCCCAAGTTTTTGGTCGGATGCTGTGGCGAGTTTGGTGCGATGGCCGAAGTCACGTTTAAAGTCTTTCCCAAGCCGATCGACTCGGCGACACTGAGTCTTCGCTGCGACTCGGCCGAGCAAGCGTCGCAGTGGATGGCGACGGCGGCGATCCGTCGCTGGGAACTCGACGCAATCGATTACCATCACGCCACTTCAACGATCTACTTTCGCCAACGCGGTCCGCGCGATACGAACCAAGCCATCGCAGCCGACATGAAGACGCAGTACGCCGAGCTGCAACCCGTGGACGATGTTGTCGCAGAAACGTTTTGGAGTTCGATCAACGAATTGGATTGGCACGCCCCGGCTGCGGTGATCGTCAAAATTCCCAGTACGCCTCGGCAATTCCCGTCGCTATGCGATGCGATCGATCAGGCAATCCCCGCCTCCTTGCACGTCAGCGGCTGCGGTTCCGTCGTTTGGGCCGCAGTGGAGTCGCCGGATTCGCTGCAAACGCTCGAAACCGTTCTGACGCAGCAGAGTCATCGCGGGTTATGCGTCCGCGGAAAAGCGGAGTCGTTGCATTTGAATCGACCCTCGACGACGAAGATCGAAATGGCGGTCCAGCGGGCGTTTGATCCGAGCGGTCGATTCAAGCGTCAATTTGCTTCGCACCCTCATGGCACCGTTTCGTCGTAA
- a CDS encoding cytochrome c oxidase subunit 3, whose product MPSSATQPPIDRLPTDRRFQQGGWLFLGSLLVFFVSSILLYGFYAYSRRGDALSALPIPMTFLVSTVCLLGISFLVHIATRMIRRERRGITAILIGGSAVLAIVFTGFQILSMYTMLSGPAVQQGNGKGLVGMVIVLAFLHALHVAGGIIALGLVSVRLLQGRYDHERHWPVDFAAQYWHFLDLVWLCMLLVFWTTTGGFAWST is encoded by the coding sequence ATGCCATCCAGCGCGACTCAGCCTCCCATTGACCGATTGCCGACCGACCGTCGTTTTCAACAAGGCGGATGGTTGTTCCTGGGATCGCTGTTGGTTTTTTTCGTCTCCAGCATTCTGCTGTACGGGTTTTACGCCTATTCGCGTCGCGGTGATGCGTTGTCGGCGTTGCCGATCCCAATGACGTTTCTGGTCAGCACGGTCTGTTTGTTGGGCATCAGTTTTTTGGTGCACATTGCCACGCGAATGATTCGCCGCGAACGTCGCGGCATCACCGCCATCTTGATCGGCGGCAGCGCGGTGTTAGCGATCGTGTTTACCGGATTCCAAATCCTATCGATGTACACCATGTTGTCGGGGCCTGCGGTCCAGCAGGGCAACGGCAAGGGGTTGGTTGGCATGGTGATCGTGTTGGCATTCCTGCACGCGCTGCATGTTGCCGGAGGGATCATCGCGTTGGGGTTGGTGTCGGTTCGGTTGCTACAAGGCCGCTACGATCACGAACGGCATTGGCCGGTCGATTTTGCTGCCCAGTATTGGCATTTCCTTGATCTTGTTTGGTTGTGCATGTTGCTGGTTTTCTGGACCACCACCGGCGGCTTCGCTTGGTCAACCTGA